The nucleotide window GCCCGATGACGAACACCGCGATCAGGGCGACGACGAGCAGTTTTTCGAAGCTGAGGCCCAGCATGGGCGGTCTCCTTTTCGGTCGGGGCAGGTCGGGGGCGGTTACGGTCAGGGGCGGATCAGGCGGTCACAGACTCGCGGGAGGCCGTGGTGAGCAGCGCGACGCCCCGGTCGACACGTTTGTCGTGCAGCACGGCAATCCCCGCCGCGGCGCAGAACAGGGCGCACATGGGCACCGCGAGCAGGAACATCGACATGATGTCGGCCGCGGGGGTGGCGAGGGCGCAGAACACCACGATCGCCACCAGAACCACCCGCCAGCCCCGCACGATCGTCATACCCGGCAGCACGCCGATGAAGTTGAGCAGCACCACAAAGACCGGCAGCACGAAGGCCACCCCCACCGCGATCACCAACTTCATGACGAAGTCGAAGTAGTAAGACGCCTCGAGGATGGTGCTGTCCTCGGTGGATGCGAAACTGGCCAGCAGCTCGACGACATGCGGGAACAGCGTGAAGCCCGCGACGCATCCGGCCAGGAACAGCGGCACCGCCGAGAGCAGAAACCCGAAGGTGTACTTCTTCTCCCGGCGGGTGAGCGCCGGCACGAAGAACGCGAACAGCTGGTACAGCCAGACCGGACTGGAGAGCACGACGCCGGCGTAGAGCGCGATCTTCATCTTGAGCTCGAAGGCGCCGCTCACGCTGCCGTAGTTGAGAGTGGCGTTGCGCGAGTCGGCCAACGCCACGATCGGGGCCCGCAGCACGTCGAGGATGACATCGGCGAAGATGTAGCCGACGACCACCGCCACGGCCACCCCGATGGACGCACGGAAGATCCGCTTGCGGGCTTCGATCAGGTGACCCGCCAGGGGCATCAGGCCGGGCTCGGTCGACGGTGTCTTGAGTGCGCCCATCGTGATCAGCGCCCGTCGACGGTGGTGACCGGCTGCGGAGCGGACTGCTCGTCGGCCGGAGCGTCGGCCGGAGCGTCGGCGACCCGCGACTCGCGGATCTCGGTCTTGAAGATCTTCATCGACTGCCCGACGCTCTTGGCCAGCACAGGCAGCTTCG belongs to Cryobacterium sp. SO2 and includes:
- the tatA gene encoding twin-arginine translocase TatA/TatE family subunit, which gives rise to MLQNLTGWHAIIILVVILLLFGAAKLPVLAKSVGQSMKIFKTEIRESRVADAPADAPADEQSAPQPVTTVDGR
- the tatC gene encoding twin-arginine translocase subunit TatC, which encodes MGALKTPSTEPGLMPLAGHLIEARKRIFRASIGVAVAVVVGYIFADVILDVLRAPIVALADSRNATLNYGSVSGAFELKMKIALYAGVVLSSPVWLYQLFAFFVPALTRREKKYTFGFLLSAVPLFLAGCVAGFTLFPHVVELLASFASTEDSTILEASYYFDFVMKLVIAVGVAFVLPVFVVLLNFIGVLPGMTIVRGWRVVLVAIVVFCALATPAADIMSMFLLAVPMCALFCAAAGIAVLHDKRVDRGVALLTTASRESVTA